AGTCCAAGTATATCTACCTTACTAAGTTGCAGATCCAGGAATTCAAAAGAGGGAAAGCTGAGGAAAGCAAGGATTTCAAAAAACAGGTGACCCGATTCAATGTACTTCTCTAGAGATCAATATGATaggtttttttggggggtgggggggtggggggaggtaAGCCAATCACTAGTTCCTCCCATTACATATGattttatttagttttcaCAACTTACAGTTGAAAATACATGGTCTTGTTGTTTTGTCAAAGGGTTTTCAATTGTGtgaagtggggggggggaggaaggttTCTTGGTACCCCGGTCCCCATCCTCTTTGGCAcaataaaaaactttttgaaCAAACAGAACTTTCTATATGATTTCAAGAGTAAACCCTTAATTTCAAAAGAGCATCTTTAAACAAATCCCTCTAATGTTATTTTTGGTTGAAGGGTGGTGTCATCAGGGTCTTCTGCCCGAACAGTCTTCACAAAgggatttgaaaaaaattagtAAAGATGGAAAAGTGCTTAAAGATGAAAAGAATGGAAGAACCATTATATGACTCCAGCCTTTACTAATAAGTTCAATTATTGCTTACTATATACTTTACACCGCCATACATGCTGACAATAGATCATTATCAATGACCAATATAAATTACTACTGGTAGTACATACCAAAGATTTTACAAAATCCCCTAGATGATGAATGTGGTTTACTATTCAGTATACTTATTTTGTTATGGAGGGTACACAAAGAACCTCCATAAAATACTAAATCTTGCTCCATGATAGCCTATATTATCTCAAGAACACCTTGGTTTTGATACAACAGAtacaattattaaaaataagtaAGCTAGTCAATTAATatgaaaactttttttatggAACAGTGTTTGAGTCtcaaaatatgtgaaaaataaTACTTAAGTATAATGAATATGCAATTGGTGTTATAAAATATGTGTTGATTAGGACCTTATTGCATCTTGGTGTTATGTATAGAAATACATGTATATACAACTTCTTACAGAAAACGATTATGTCATGATACTGTAGTTGTCAAAGGTCCAAAGATACAGTACATCATATTTGACATTTCTATAGCAATGACTCTTACTGCCAAAGCAGTAATTCCTATTTCTGAGTCAAAAACAATATTAAGTCTACCAGTTGGTTGGCTGTATAGACAACTATCTAGACCTGCTATTGCTGAGCAGGTATGTCTAATCATTGCTGTTAAGTCTAGCTGTTATTTGGCTGTATAGATGGTAGGTGATCTAATTTACTCTGcttcttctctttttctttcattttttctgAAAAGAGTATAATCAAACAAAGACAAGTGTCAAAATCATTTATCAAGAAATGAACTACAGCAGATTAGCATGGCCAGAGATAAATTATAAATGAAGaataatgcctggtgcacactagtgacataacgacatgggtgCACTAACTCTGTTTAGCCtaacataacaacatggacataatgcataaaagaaaaaacaatgttttttctcttatgtcattatgtaGTTATGTAGTCACTCGTGTGCACCAGGCACAGTAAAGGAGGAGAGTGTTTTTATGAAGAAGAGGGATGCCATCATCATTTTAACTAGAGCTTGTTACAAGACTGCCCTAACACGTAGCTAACAAAAACATATGTATCTTAAAAAAGAGGTAAATATGATATATAGTACATCAGGTCtatgagaaaaaagaaatgttaTTATTTCAAACATACCAAGCTTTTCTGGTGCAGGCGACATACATTCAGCTGTAACTGCTAACAGAGGCAAGTGTCTTGGAATTTGTTCACTCTCAGATGGGGCAAGTCTTGGCCGATTCTAAAACATAATTGATATCTTATCCAATATGTCACAAACACACAACAATAATTGGTAACTTTTACAGTTACAGCAATTTTCAACACCCTCACAAGCAACTGCcaactaaaataaaataaatactaCACTTTCTGGCCTCTGACATATTGGAATTTCATTTGGTGATTTTTGATGAGCAATGCCTTGGGTGGAGGTTGTACGCTTACTTTCCAACCTTGAAAGCTAGAAATCCAGGAGATTGAGCTTCATAGACAAgaactgtataagaaattCTCGATAATTTTTCCTGGGAGATTACAGTAAATTTAAAGgaagtttaatttttttgcagGGAGATAAAGGCTAAAAACAATGGGTCTCCCGCAAAAACCGGGAGAGTTGTTAGGTATGGGCATGATTAGAAACAATTTCAAGGCTGGCCATTGGCTTCAAGGATATTGAATGACCGAAGCCAGAACATGATTTTGCTGTTCCAATTTGTTGGTGAGAGATTGTTAGAATATTGAAAACCATGGTAACTTGTGGTGGTTTGAATTCTCATGCACAACAAAATGAATGCGATTTACAAAATGATAAAGAAGTAGTGCTATCTTCTGCCTAGTCACCATAACAGATCATTTGAAAACTGAAACACATGGAATCAAACTCTGACCTTTGGCTTTTTGGATTTCAAGTTCTGCGACTGCTGATTCTTGGGAATTTTCTCTTGAAGCTCAGACTCAAACAAATCTCTTGAGTCTTTAAAGTATTTATGATCTAACAACTCCTCACATGTCAATCGGTCATTTGGCTCCATTACCAGACAACCCTAGAAAAAGCACATACAGTAAGCCATGCCCCAAATCGCCAAACACAAAAAACTAACAGAAGGGAAAAGCATATAGTTTTTAAAGACCATCATACAGTAAGAAAACCTTACAGTGAGGAAGGGCACAGTTTCCTGAGATCAGAAGACCGCCATACACCAAAAAACCATTACAGTAAGAAAAGGCACAGTTTCCAAAGGTCAAGAAAACACAATAAGCAAAAAAACCTGAAAGCAGGAAAAGGCAATTTCCAAAGATCAGAAAAACATCAGCATACAGGATAACCCTTACAAGAAGAAAAGTGCAGTAGATACATACCATAAGCTACTACAGTACATAGCAACTGAGATTCAATGTACTAATAAGAAAGATCAAGCCACATTGCCAGAAATCTTGCAATCAATCATAAATACCTTCATAAAGCTAAGTGCATCAGTGGAGATATGAGAATACTTCATTTCCAGCGGCTCCTAATAGTttgtgaaaataataaaaacatgaaTGACACATCTATAAACACACCAACATACAAAATACCCAACCAGTTGTGTTCCTGCCCCAGTGTAATGACAATGGTATTTTGAAAACTGGTGAAGTTGCTGTGGTATGAGATCTTTGTCTGGCTTAGGGATAAAGGTGATAAAGCAGTATTCAATTtaatttgtctttatttttactGAATACTGAACCAGCAAGTATTTCAAGCTTAGGATACATCTAAATAACATTATTTGGGGAAATGCTAAAAAATGATGATTATACTGCACTATAATTCAAATCATTTTTTAGTGCACTAGGATATTGTTTGACATTGTTCTGCATTTAGGCAAAAAAAGGTTATAAAAAGTATGATCTTACCTACAGGTGTACACGTCACAAAATATAAAGAGCAATGCACTTACCCTAGTGGTAGGTTCAGGGATTTGCAGGCCTCTAAAAAAGTGATTCTGACTGAAGATTTGAATATGCCTAGGAATGAGGTTCCCtgttgaaaacaaataaatacaataatataTCATTATATTGCTACAGTGCCAGATGCCCCCACTGGTACAGTACATACAGTTTGGAGTATGAAAAGAAGTGAAAGGAAAAGTAATTGGGTAGGAAACATAGtgtatattttttgtaaatcTTTAAAAGATTGTTCAAAGAGTTtcacagaaaaagaaaattgaacAATACCAagtgttttcttgattaagtATAGTTGATCTACATCAGATCTTCCTGGCCATAATGGTTGACCAACTAGAAGCTCAGCAAATACACATCCAATAGCCCAGACATCCACAGGGGGGCCATATGCCGTATCCCCCACAAGTAGTTCTGGCGCTCTGTACCACCTCGTTGCTACGTAATCTGTGTAGTCCTCGCCTGGGTCTTTAGGGAAGCAAAATATGTAATCAATACATTGCATTAAGAAAGATGACAAGGTTACCTAGTGGAAAttagtaaaataaataaaactaaagCAGCAATATCATCAGTTTACCTACGGCAGACTACATAGAGGGAAACCTAACTATGGTCAGGAGTGGTACCAATGCAATAAACACAGCATAGGTTGTGTCTCGTACTGTATATCATCAAGTCTCTCTACAATTCATTTCGTTGGTATCACAAACAGTAAAGTCAGTCTAAAATGACTACAAGAATGTAAAACAAtagacttttagtatgttttGGAGTTTCCTTTTGACAGTTACGGCAACCACACGCCAGTGTCTTGTTAATCACTTAACGGTTGCCTTGACTGCACATGTGGAACTGGTGCGATCGTGGTTTAAAAGTAGTAGTATTAGAAGAACAAAATAAGACAATAAGGTTATAGGACAAGATATATCAATCATATTATAAcacctacttatcaatctggCAAATCCAAAGTCACAAAGCTTTATTATGTAGTTCTTGGTTATAAGAATATTTTCTGGCTTGACATCACGATGAATACACTGCAAATTAAATTTACAACAAACACGTAAATATATTTACAGAAATTGTaaaaagtaagaaaataaGTTACAAAACAACATCTGCAGTCTCTGGTATAAATGTAGGCAATGGA
The sequence above is a segment of the Nematostella vectensis chromosome 2, jaNemVect1.1, whole genome shotgun sequence genome. Coding sequences within it:
- the LOC5521779 gene encoding cyclin-dependent kinase-like 4 codes for the protein MERFEKLGKIGEGSYGVVFKCRHKETGQIVAIKKFVESEDDPLIKKIAMREVKMLKQLKHPNLVNLLEVFKRKRKLHLVFEYCDQTVLNVLDKHPNGVNEDTVKNIIYQTLKAVDFCHSHNCIHRDVKPENILITKNYIIKLCDFGFARLINPGEDYTDYVATRWYRAPELLVGDTAYGPPVDVWAIGCVFAELLVGQPLWPGRSDVDQLYLIKKTLGNLIPRHIQIFSQNHFFRGLQIPEPTTREPLEMKYSHISTDALSFMKGCLVMEPNDRLTCEELLDHKYFKDSRDLFESELQEKIPKNQQSQNLKSKKPKNRPRLAPSESEQIPRHLPLLAVTAECMSPAPEKLEKMKEKEKKQSKLDHLPSIQPNNS